A genomic stretch from Edaphobacter aggregans includes:
- a CDS encoding S9 family peptidase: MKSTLGAAVVFLAAMNASLLAQQHFPTNEDLRQLRSISSPQLSPDLKHVVVTVQDSTADGGKSHLWLLSTEDAAYRQLTFSQAEAMGERSPEYLPDGSAILFLSRRDGRSNLYRLPLNGGEAVALKLQRVPVPGEAAAAVDVVSYSISPDGSMVAVVASDPEPASRARDHKDKKDAIWVEHEEQKHHLYLMDSKTWKSREVPALTDIDSVSWTEQSDRLLILTHTHLRDLGPSTVGWIMSAQNPSEQKRIEGLPESTRRAVWMHHADGLVLFAKCKKDAPEGCSDLYTFDMASAKLHNLTADLKDSTLSPETLIAADDDRSALVSVTHGMKRTVAQIDLGSGHTSLLDFGLPVVAAFRQTEKAKAWVYMGSASTSAPAVYMTTALDQPGKRLVQPESTPAEWMSVTSKPVSWKRAGFTIEGLLYLPRQVSEGRVPLVVNVHGGPTGQFTDTYSPLTNLLVGQGWAVLITNPRGSTGYGVEFEAANKDDMGNGDYLDIMAGVDEVLRTSPVDAERMALIGYSYGGEMAGFVEGKTTRFKAIVSGAPVIDQFSEYGTESGSYGDRWFTGQPWRHFESAWRQSPIAYAEHAKTPFLLLQGQSDTTDPEGQSKEMYRALRQEGVPVQMLLFPREDHGALGGNFAGQPSTEPWHGVIARDHMIRFIADAFAGKVEPNQP; the protein is encoded by the coding sequence ATGAAAAGCACTCTTGGCGCAGCCGTTGTCTTTCTGGCTGCGATGAATGCATCTCTCTTAGCACAACAGCACTTTCCTACCAACGAAGACCTGCGCCAACTACGCAGTATCTCGTCTCCTCAACTTTCCCCCGATCTCAAACACGTAGTTGTAACGGTGCAAGACAGTACCGCGGACGGTGGAAAGAGCCATCTTTGGCTCTTGAGTACGGAAGACGCGGCGTATCGGCAACTCACCTTCAGTCAAGCTGAGGCGATGGGCGAGAGATCTCCGGAGTATCTTCCCGACGGTAGCGCGATTCTCTTCCTATCCCGCAGGGATGGTCGATCGAATCTCTATCGTCTACCGCTCAACGGCGGTGAGGCGGTCGCGCTGAAACTGCAGCGCGTTCCAGTACCGGGCGAGGCCGCTGCGGCCGTCGATGTCGTCTCTTACTCGATATCACCCGATGGAAGTATGGTGGCTGTGGTCGCATCTGACCCGGAGCCTGCGTCTCGTGCTCGCGATCACAAGGACAAGAAGGACGCGATCTGGGTGGAGCATGAAGAGCAGAAACATCACCTATATCTGATGGATAGTAAGACCTGGAAGTCAAGAGAGGTTCCCGCCCTGACCGACATCGACTCGGTCTCTTGGACGGAGCAGTCGGACCGACTGTTGATCCTGACTCACACGCATCTCCGTGACCTCGGACCAAGCACTGTCGGTTGGATCATGTCGGCGCAGAACCCGTCAGAGCAGAAACGGATTGAAGGACTCCCGGAGTCGACCCGCCGTGCAGTGTGGATGCACCATGCGGATGGTCTTGTCCTGTTTGCGAAGTGCAAGAAGGATGCACCGGAAGGATGTTCTGATCTATATACATTCGATATGGCCAGCGCTAAGCTGCACAACCTGACCGCGGACTTGAAGGACAGTACGCTGTCGCCCGAGACGCTGATCGCCGCAGACGACGACCGTAGCGCACTTGTCAGCGTGACACACGGAATGAAGCGAACTGTGGCTCAAATCGATCTTGGGAGCGGGCATACGAGTTTGTTGGACTTCGGCCTTCCTGTCGTCGCCGCTTTCCGACAGACCGAGAAAGCGAAGGCGTGGGTTTATATGGGAAGCGCCAGCACTTCGGCACCTGCAGTCTACATGACCACAGCCCTGGATCAGCCAGGCAAACGGCTTGTTCAGCCCGAATCGACCCCGGCCGAGTGGATGTCGGTGACGTCCAAGCCTGTCTCATGGAAACGGGCAGGTTTCACTATCGAAGGTCTGCTTTATCTTCCACGACAAGTTTCAGAGGGGCGCGTGCCTCTGGTTGTCAATGTTCATGGCGGTCCGACTGGGCAGTTCACCGATACCTACTCGCCTCTCACCAATCTTCTGGTTGGACAAGGATGGGCTGTGCTGATCACGAACCCTCGCGGAAGTACTGGGTACGGGGTTGAATTTGAAGCGGCCAATAAGGATGACATGGGCAACGGAGACTACCTCGACATTATGGCGGGTGTTGATGAAGTGCTTCGCACCTCGCCAGTCGATGCAGAGCGAATGGCACTGATCGGCTATAGCTACGGGGGCGAGATGGCTGGCTTCGTGGAAGGGAAGACCACGCGGTTCAAGGCAATCGTGAGCGGCGCACCGGTCATCGATCAGTTCAGCGAGTACGGCACGGAGTCTGGCTCTTACGGAGATCGCTGGTTTACTGGCCAGCCATGGCGGCACTTCGAAAGTGCCTGGCGTCAGAGTCCGATAGCCTATGCCGAGCATGCCAAGACGCCCTTCCTACTGCTCCAGGGTCAGAGCGATACTACCGATCCAGAAGGCCAGTCTAAGGAGATGTATCGGGCCCTGCGGCAGGAAGGCGTGCCCGTGCAGATGCTGCTCTTTCCTCGTGAGGACCATGGAGCCCTCGGAGGAAACTTCGCCGGGCAGCCAAGCACCGAACCGTGGCATGGTGTGATCGCACGCGATCACATGATCCGCTTTATTGCTGATGCATTCGCCGGAAAGGTCGAACCCAATCAACCGTAG
- the argE gene encoding acetylornithine deacetylase, with product MISPATLLRDLVAIPTVSSQSNRPLIEWIQRFFLPLGWHQRLFSYEDAHGFEKINLIVSPRSLDEESISAELAIVCHTDTVPYSSTWADATNLLEVDGMLHGCGACDVKGFLACMLATVLEMDTAALRHQLCLVFTSDEEVGCRGARFLAEHKALKARYAIVGEPTSLTPARAGKGYCLATISVKGRAAHSAFPEAGHSAIFAAAQLLREIENLAQELLLERNNAFSPPWTTLNVGEIRGGTAKNIVPSECSFLLEWRPIPGQQPNLVLDRLRKIIGRLSANEFEAEVEVLRMDSGFETSAESTVIQSVQRQPGTPIETIAFATEAPWLARMGAEVVVIGPGSMLTAHSPRECVPKAELDSCVHLLRTAIEQLCG from the coding sequence ATGATCTCGCCGGCGACATTGTTGCGGGACTTGGTAGCCATCCCCACTGTCTCCAGTCAAAGCAACCGCCCCCTCATCGAATGGATACAGAGATTCTTTCTGCCGCTCGGCTGGCACCAGCGGCTCTTCTCCTACGAGGATGCGCACGGCTTCGAGAAGATAAATCTCATCGTCTCGCCACGATCGCTGGACGAAGAAAGTATTAGTGCTGAACTTGCTATCGTATGCCATACCGACACAGTTCCATACAGCTCAACGTGGGCCGATGCGACGAATCTACTCGAAGTAGACGGTATGCTTCACGGATGTGGCGCCTGCGATGTAAAAGGCTTTCTAGCCTGCATGCTCGCCACCGTGTTGGAGATGGATACAGCAGCTCTCAGGCACCAACTTTGCCTGGTCTTTACCTCGGATGAGGAGGTCGGTTGTCGAGGGGCTCGCTTTCTCGCAGAACACAAGGCGCTTAAGGCAAGATACGCCATAGTCGGCGAGCCAACCTCGCTCACCCCTGCACGCGCGGGCAAAGGATATTGTCTTGCCACAATCAGCGTAAAGGGCAGAGCTGCACATAGCGCTTTTCCTGAGGCAGGCCACTCCGCGATCTTTGCCGCTGCGCAATTACTTCGAGAGATCGAAAACCTGGCCCAGGAACTCCTGTTGGAGCGGAACAACGCCTTCTCACCACCATGGACGACCTTGAATGTTGGCGAGATTCGTGGCGGCACTGCCAAGAATATTGTCCCATCGGAGTGCTCCTTTCTTCTGGAGTGGAGACCTATCCCTGGACAACAACCAAACCTTGTACTTGATCGTTTGCGAAAGATCATCGGCCGCCTCTCTGCGAATGAATTTGAGGCAGAGGTCGAAGTTCTCAGAATGGATTCGGGGTTCGAGACCAGTGCCGAAAGCACTGTGATTCAGTCCGTGCAGAGGCAGCCTGGGACGCCTATCGAGACAATCGCTTTCGCAACGGAGGCGCCGTGGCTTGCCAGGATGGGCGCGGAGGTCGTGGTTATCGGACCGGGATCGATGCTGACCGCACACAGTCCGCGCGAATGTGTGCCAAAAGCAGAGCTCGATAGCTGTGTGCATCTGCTGCGCACAGCCATCGAGCAGCTCTGCGGTTGA
- a CDS encoding formimidoylglutamate deiminase, whose translation MNISYQPDLLFVDGGFKQGYALEVDDAGTIVSINPAMQLASSAIVHRMPGRALLPGMIDIHSHSFQRALRGKAESRHRSGPDFWSWRNIMYRCALALTPEEIYDVARLAFLEMTLAGITTVGEFHYLHRTAVGSVYDDPNLLAKQVIRAADSVGIRIVLLRCAYARAGFNLPTDPGQIRFIEPDADMFLRDAETLRNEITQMPATVGFGLAPHSVRAVPREYLNEISAWAHAQGVPLHMHVAEQPAEINACVSEYGVTPFHFLDQLGLLTPDFTAIHAIHLQPGEIKRMARGKITVGACPTTERNLGDGILRADELIDEGVSIAFGTDSHTQTDPLENARELESNLRLLHLQRAVLDGRQGEPLPGLLFDFATRSGARSLHANTGSLELGKPADFFTIDLSDCSLAGSLPEELLTNMVFSMSRSAVCDVVVAGRVVIDQKRHAMQDEIIAAFHHVQQRLGTEL comes from the coding sequence ATGAACATCTCATATCAACCAGATCTCCTTTTCGTCGACGGCGGCTTCAAGCAAGGCTATGCCCTTGAAGTGGACGACGCTGGAACCATCGTCTCCATCAATCCGGCCATGCAACTGGCGAGTAGCGCCATTGTCCATCGCATGCCCGGACGCGCGCTCCTTCCAGGAATGATAGATATTCACTCGCATTCGTTTCAGCGCGCGTTGCGAGGCAAAGCAGAGTCACGGCACAGGAGCGGGCCGGACTTCTGGTCATGGCGCAACATTATGTACAGATGCGCTCTGGCGCTGACGCCGGAGGAGATCTATGACGTGGCGCGCCTGGCCTTTCTCGAGATGACCCTCGCCGGGATCACGACTGTCGGCGAATTTCACTACCTTCATCGCACTGCCGTAGGATCGGTTTACGACGATCCAAACCTGCTGGCGAAGCAGGTGATCCGCGCTGCCGACAGCGTTGGAATACGGATCGTGTTACTTCGCTGCGCCTATGCTCGTGCGGGCTTCAATCTACCTACGGATCCTGGCCAGATCCGCTTCATCGAGCCGGATGCGGACATGTTTCTGCGGGATGCAGAGACTCTTAGAAATGAGATCACACAGATGCCTGCGACCGTGGGCTTCGGCCTCGCACCGCACAGCGTTCGAGCCGTTCCACGCGAGTATCTCAACGAGATCTCAGCCTGGGCTCACGCTCAGGGGGTGCCGCTACATATGCACGTCGCCGAGCAACCCGCCGAGATCAATGCCTGTGTATCTGAGTATGGTGTAACACCGTTTCACTTTCTTGATCAGCTCGGCCTTCTGACGCCCGACTTCACCGCGATTCATGCGATCCATCTGCAACCTGGAGAGATCAAACGGATGGCGCGTGGAAAGATCACCGTAGGCGCATGCCCAACGACTGAGCGCAATCTGGGCGACGGGATTCTCCGCGCCGACGAGTTGATCGATGAAGGAGTTTCGATCGCCTTCGGGACCGATAGCCATACCCAGACTGATCCACTTGAGAATGCCCGGGAGCTCGAATCAAATCTGCGTCTGCTGCACCTTCAGCGTGCGGTTCTGGATGGCAGACAAGGTGAGCCCCTCCCCGGGCTCCTCTTCGACTTTGCCACCCGGTCAGGCGCCAGGTCGCTTCATGCGAACACCGGCTCGCTAGAGTTGGGTAAGCCCGCAGATTTCTTCACTATCGATCTCTCCGACTGTTCGCTTGCAGGCAGCTTGCCCGAGGAACTACTGACAAACATGGTCTTCAGCATGTCTCGGAGTGCGGTCTGCGACGTTGTCGTTGCCGGAAGAGTAGTCATCGACCAAAAACGGCACGCAATGCAAGACGAGATTATTGCAGCCTTTCATCATGTACAGCAGCGACTTGGGACCGAGCTATGA
- the hutI gene encoding imidazolonepropionase, whose product MSDLLLTGISELVTPVGSGPKYGAAMSQLRTIRRAAIAIERGRISWVGPESEWSGRSNETIGLGGRAVIPGLVDPHTHAVWAGDRLADFEARNAGATYEQILAAGGGIWHTIRETIDKSSEELVALALPRTQALIRSGATTIEVKSGYGYSPEAELRMLEAVGQLQTQTQARLLPTLLIHLCPEDPVARQAYREAVCCDLIPEVARRGLATAVDIFVEHHAWSAEDAEIILACALSHGLAIKLHTEQFQRVGGLELGIRLGALSIDHLEVCTPQQCKLIGSSKTVATILPGVSLHLGLPAAPGRALIDAGAAVAVGTDLNPGSSPLFSIAAAMSLATRLNGLTAPEALTASTSNAAAALGLTDVGRLEVGLPADLLVIESADWRELPYTLGHTMVSQVWIAGQRQII is encoded by the coding sequence ATGAGCGATCTGCTTCTCACCGGCATCTCTGAACTTGTGACTCCGGTTGGCTCCGGGCCTAAATACGGTGCGGCGATGTCCCAGCTACGAACTATCCGGCGTGCGGCAATCGCGATTGAACGAGGGCGCATCTCCTGGGTTGGTCCGGAGAGTGAATGGAGTGGTCGTTCGAATGAGACAATCGGCCTTGGCGGTCGTGCCGTAATTCCTGGCCTGGTCGATCCGCATACCCACGCGGTGTGGGCAGGAGACCGTCTTGCGGACTTTGAAGCCCGCAATGCCGGTGCCACGTACGAACAGATTCTCGCCGCCGGCGGCGGCATCTGGCACACTATCCGTGAAACCATCGACAAAAGCAGCGAGGAGCTGGTCGCCCTCGCATTGCCCAGGACTCAAGCTCTTATACGTTCCGGTGCCACCACCATCGAGGTAAAGTCCGGATACGGTTATAGCCCCGAAGCCGAGCTCCGAATGCTTGAGGCCGTTGGCCAATTGCAGACTCAAACACAGGCACGACTGTTGCCCACACTGCTCATCCATCTCTGCCCTGAAGATCCTGTCGCGCGACAGGCCTACCGTGAGGCCGTCTGCTGCGATCTGATCCCCGAGGTGGCCCGACGCGGTCTTGCAACAGCCGTCGATATCTTTGTCGAGCACCATGCCTGGAGCGCAGAGGACGCCGAGATCATCCTGGCATGCGCACTTTCGCATGGTCTAGCAATCAAGCTTCACACCGAACAGTTTCAACGCGTGGGTGGCCTCGAACTTGGGATTCGACTGGGGGCTCTGAGCATCGACCACCTTGAGGTTTGCACTCCTCAGCAGTGCAAATTAATTGGCTCATCGAAGACGGTTGCAACGATTCTTCCTGGCGTGAGTCTCCATCTGGGTCTGCCGGCCGCGCCGGGTCGCGCCTTGATCGATGCCGGAGCCGCAGTGGCGGTTGGAACCGATCTCAATCCTGGCTCCAGCCCCCTCTTCTCCATAGCGGCCGCAATGAGTCTCGCCACACGCCTCAATGGGCTAACAGCACCCGAGGCGTTGACGGCCTCGACGAGCAACGCTGCGGCGGCCCTTGGCCTTACAGATGTCGGGCGTTTGGAGGTGGGCCTGCCCGCGGACCTGCTTGTCATCGAGAGTGCCGACTGGAGAGAGCTGCCCTATACGCTTGGACATACGATGGTGAGCCAGGTTTGGATTGCCGGCCAAAGACAGATAATATGA
- the hutU gene encoding urocanate hydratase — MSAYTPIHAPRGNTRTAQGWIQEAAKRMLMNNLDPAVAERPEDLIVYGGRGKAARSWDAYHTLIHTLDRLKNHETLLVQSGKAVAVLETHPLAPRVLIANSNLVPHWATWDEFDRLDRAGLMMYGQMTAGSWIYIGTQGILQGTYETFLGVAQKYFNGSLKGTITLTAGLGGMGGAQPLAVKLAGGVSICVEADQSRIERRIATRYLDEVATSLEDAITRANVARAERRALSIGLLGNAAEVLPQVVRSGFLPDIVTDQTSAHDPLYGYRPTAREDEDLTAQRASHPEHYLERVRTDIAQHVEAILELQRRGSICFDYGNNLRAQAKIGGVANAFDYPGFVPAFIRDSFCEGRGPFRWVALSGDPADIAATDAALLELFPDDARLNQWLPWAGQHVAFQGLPARICWLGYRERDRAGLLFNQMVRDGRLKAPIVIGRDHLDAGSVASPYRETEAMLDGSDAVSDWALLNFAVGIASGAGWMSFHHGGGVGMGYSQHAGLVAVADGSEEADQRLSLCLTNDPAMGVIRHADAGYAKAHAIAEQRSLDMPSVNGAR, encoded by the coding sequence ATGAGCGCCTACACCCCTATTCATGCACCACGCGGCAATACGCGTACGGCGCAGGGCTGGATACAGGAGGCAGCCAAGCGCATGCTGATGAACAACCTCGATCCGGCGGTCGCGGAGAGGCCGGAGGATCTGATCGTGTACGGCGGACGAGGCAAGGCGGCGCGCAGTTGGGACGCGTACCATACGCTGATCCACACGCTTGACCGGCTGAAAAACCACGAGACACTGCTGGTGCAATCGGGGAAGGCGGTCGCGGTTCTCGAGACGCATCCGCTCGCGCCGAGAGTACTAATTGCAAACTCGAACCTCGTCCCACACTGGGCGACCTGGGACGAGTTTGATCGTCTGGATCGCGCGGGACTGATGATGTATGGCCAAATGACCGCCGGTTCCTGGATATATATCGGGACGCAGGGAATTCTTCAGGGCACCTACGAAACCTTTCTCGGTGTCGCGCAGAAGTACTTCAACGGCTCACTCAAGGGAACGATTACGCTCACGGCAGGACTGGGCGGCATGGGCGGAGCACAACCTCTCGCAGTTAAGTTGGCTGGCGGTGTGAGTATCTGTGTCGAGGCGGACCAGAGTCGCATCGAACGTCGGATCGCGACTCGGTATCTTGATGAGGTGGCAACCTCGCTCGAAGACGCGATCACGCGTGCCAATGTGGCGCGAGCGGAGCGCCGAGCGCTCTCGATCGGCCTGCTGGGAAACGCTGCCGAGGTCCTGCCGCAGGTCGTACGGAGTGGTTTCCTGCCTGACATCGTCACTGATCAGACGAGTGCGCACGACCCGCTCTATGGCTACCGTCCGACAGCACGGGAGGACGAAGACCTGACAGCACAACGTGCTAGTCATCCAGAGCATTACCTGGAGCGCGTACGTACAGACATAGCTCAGCATGTAGAGGCGATTCTGGAACTGCAACGTCGCGGATCGATCTGTTTCGACTATGGCAACAACCTGCGAGCGCAGGCAAAGATCGGCGGTGTTGCCAATGCATTCGATTACCCCGGCTTCGTTCCCGCGTTTATACGAGATTCGTTTTGCGAGGGGCGCGGCCCCTTCCGCTGGGTTGCGCTATCAGGTGATCCGGCCGATATCGCGGCTACAGATGCAGCCCTGCTTGAACTTTTTCCGGACGACGCTCGCTTGAACCAGTGGCTCCCCTGGGCTGGCCAGCATGTGGCCTTTCAGGGACTTCCCGCAAGAATTTGCTGGCTTGGCTACCGCGAGCGTGATCGTGCAGGGCTGCTCTTCAATCAGATGGTGCGGGATGGGCGCCTGAAAGCACCGATAGTCATTGGCCGCGATCATCTGGATGCCGGCTCTGTCGCCAGCCCCTATCGTGAGACCGAGGCGATGCTGGACGGTTCAGACGCCGTTTCCGACTGGGCATTGCTCAACTTTGCAGTCGGCATTGCTAGTGGCGCAGGGTGGATGAGTTTCCATCATGGCGGAGGCGTCGGCATGGGGTACAGCCAGCATGCTGGACTAGTCGCTGTGGCCGACGGAAGCGAAGAAGCCGACCAGCGGCTGAGTCTTTGTCTTACGAACGATCCTGCCATGGGCGTTATTCGTCACGCCGATGCCGGCTACGCGAAGGCGCACGCGATCGCGGAGCAGCGCAGCCTCGATATGCCAAGTGTGAATGGAGCCAGATGA
- the hutH gene encoding histidine ammonia-lyase, with product MAELQGNALTIDEVIRVARNGEPVSITETSLSRMRISRGKVEQALRSETAVYALNTGVGLLANVRLEEASIEQMQLNLVRSHCCGVGDPLPQDVVRAMMLIRANILAMGLSGIRPIVAQRLCDLLNLGITPIVPMRGSVGASGDLAPLAHMALVLIGEGEATYGGQRLPAAECLRQASLEPLRLQAKEGISLLNGTQAMLAIGCLQLHDLKSLFQSAQIATALTLQALRGTSAAYDERLHAGRPHPGQIQSAASLRGLLAGSIRHTSSTKVQDAYCLRCVPQVHGAVWDCLLQAERVFAIELNSATDNPLLFEDDFISGGNFHGAPLALTLDQLAIALCQLAGISERRTERLMNPSLNEGLPAFLATRPGIESGLMMAQVTSAALVAEMRVLATPASACSIPTSGNQEDFVSMGMTSALKLLQSVGLCRMVLAVEWLTATRALDLRGDHFVSPLLDAARNAFRVYCPAWEGDRTMSGIMADAGEFLERADWPSILAEQEVLQA from the coding sequence ATGGCCGAATTGCAAGGAAACGCGCTGACCATCGATGAGGTCATTCGGGTGGCACGGAATGGCGAACCCGTCTCCATTACTGAGACATCACTCTCTCGTATGAGGATCTCCCGCGGCAAGGTAGAGCAAGCGTTGCGCAGCGAAACTGCCGTCTATGCTTTGAATACCGGCGTGGGGCTGCTAGCGAACGTACGCCTCGAAGAGGCAAGCATCGAACAGATGCAGCTAAATCTCGTGCGCTCCCACTGCTGTGGCGTTGGCGATCCGCTTCCTCAGGACGTCGTTCGGGCAATGATGCTGATCCGCGCCAACATCCTGGCAATGGGCCTGTCGGGAATTCGGCCCATTGTTGCTCAAAGGCTCTGCGATCTACTGAATCTTGGCATCACACCCATCGTGCCGATGCGTGGAAGCGTTGGCGCCAGTGGAGATCTTGCACCATTGGCACATATGGCCCTCGTACTCATCGGCGAGGGTGAAGCCACTTACGGCGGCCAACGTTTGCCCGCTGCAGAATGCTTGCGGCAAGCCTCCCTCGAACCCTTAAGGCTTCAAGCCAAGGAAGGCATCTCGCTGCTAAACGGAACGCAGGCGATGCTAGCCATAGGATGCCTGCAACTTCACGATCTCAAGAGCCTCTTTCAATCCGCGCAGATTGCAACCGCCCTGACACTTCAGGCTTTGCGGGGGACATCGGCTGCATACGACGAACGCCTCCATGCCGGACGCCCCCATCCAGGACAGATACAGAGCGCCGCGTCCCTTCGTGGCCTGCTCGCCGGCTCCATACGCCACACATCAAGCACGAAGGTCCAGGATGCCTACTGTCTGCGCTGCGTTCCGCAGGTACACGGTGCAGTATGGGACTGCCTCCTCCAGGCGGAACGCGTCTTCGCCATTGAGTTAAACAGTGCGACGGACAATCCGCTGCTCTTCGAAGACGACTTCATCTCAGGGGGCAACTTTCACGGTGCGCCGTTGGCTCTGACGCTCGATCAGCTTGCGATAGCGCTCTGCCAACTCGCTGGGATCTCGGAGCGAAGAACAGAGAGGCTGATGAACCCTAGTCTGAATGAAGGGTTGCCAGCGTTTCTCGCTACCCGACCAGGAATAGAATCCGGCCTGATGATGGCGCAAGTAACCTCCGCCGCGCTCGTAGCCGAGATGCGGGTCCTAGCAACACCGGCCTCCGCCTGTTCTATTCCTACAAGCGGAAACCAAGAGGACTTCGTAAGTATGGGCATGACGTCGGCGTTGAAGCTCTTGCAGTCTGTAGGGCTATGCCGAATGGTGCTGGCCGTCGAATGGCTGACGGCGACACGAGCGCTCGACCTTCGCGGCGACCACTTCGTCTCTCCCCTGCTCGACGCGGCCCGTAACGCCTTCCGCGTCTATTGCCCTGCCTGGGAAGGAGATCGCACGATGTCTGGCATCATGGCCGACGCAGGAGAGTTTCTTGAAAGAGCCGACTGGCCGTCTATTCTGGCGGAACAGGAGGTTCTTCAAGCATGA
- a CDS encoding Lrp/AsnC family transcriptional regulator encodes MPSAHALDSIDYNIVRALASDARISYAELGRKVGLSPSAVAERVRQLETAKAVLGYRALLDEKAFGYNVIAFIRLTCDNTHYRPFLKFLPTLDAVRECHHITGGDAFLIKVVLSSIDQLEPLIERLLPYGMPTTSMVLSTPIYRQQEAWLMKNAGFPAQSAKKRS; translated from the coding sequence ATGCCATCGGCTCATGCTCTGGATTCCATCGACTACAACATCGTGCGTGCATTGGCCTCGGACGCAAGAATTTCGTACGCAGAGTTGGGCCGAAAAGTGGGCCTTTCTCCGTCGGCAGTTGCAGAACGGGTCCGCCAGCTGGAAACTGCGAAGGCCGTTCTTGGATATCGGGCACTCCTCGATGAAAAAGCGTTCGGATACAACGTCATCGCTTTTATTCGGCTAACTTGCGACAACACGCACTATCGTCCATTTTTGAAGTTTCTGCCAACTCTCGACGCCGTGCGGGAGTGCCATCACATCACCGGAGGAGATGCCTTCCTGATCAAGGTAGTGCTGTCCTCCATCGACCAATTGGAGCCGCTCATTGAGCGTCTTCTTCCTTATGGGATGCCCACTACCAGCATGGTTCTATCTACTCCCATCTATCGTCAACAGGAGGCATGGCTGATGAAAAATGCTGGCTTCCCTGCGCAATCTGCAAAGAAGCGAAGTTAG